The window CACGAACAAGATCCCCGAGGATCCCGCGATGGCCAAGGTCGTGGACGCCTACGTGAAGGTTCTCGACGAGAAGCTCAACGTCACCATCGGCGAAACCAAGGTGCCGCTCGACGCCCGCCGCAAGACCGTGCGCACCATGGAGTCGAACATCGGCAACCTGATCGCCGACGCCATGCGCGACTACGCCCAGGCCGACGCGGCCATCGCCAACGGCGGCGGCATCCGCACCGACAGCATCTACGGCCCCGGTCCGCTGACCCGCAAGGACATCCTCGCCATCCTGCCCTTCGGCAACGTGGTGATCAGCGTCAAGGTCAGCGGCGCCGACCTCAAGGCGGCGCTCGAGAACGGCGTCAGCCAGGTCGAACGCGTCAAGGGCCGCTTCCCGCAGGTTTCCGGCATCACCTTCACCTACGACCCCGGCGCCGAACCCGGCCAGCGGGTCAAGGAAGTCTTCGTGAACGGCCAGCCGCTCGACCCGAACAAGACCTACGTGGTCGCCATCAACGACTACATGGGCCGCGGCGGCGACGGCTACAGCATGTTCAAGGACGCCCCGCGCGTCGTCGACGAGCGCTCCGGCCTGCTGCTCGCCAACGTCGTCATGAACTACATCCAGGCCCACTCGCCCGTCGCTCCCAAGGTGGAAGGCCGCATCAAGACGGTCAAGTAACCCCGGCGAAGCACCCTGCGAGGGCGGCCTTTGGGCCGCCCTCGTTCCTGCATACCAGGGTTTATTTTTATTCATTATATATGCCATCTTCATATTTCATGCTGTACCGTCTTTTCTTGCCTCTGCGCAGCATTTGCGAATACAACATGCGTCTTTTCCCGTTGCATCCTTGCAATCTACCCTGTATAGCCGGACAATTGTAAGGTTCGCACCTCTTCCCCATCCGTGCTTCTTGTGTTTATAATGTTGCCGTATGGGACGGACGAAGAAGGATATCCTCCAAGCGATGGCCGAACACGACGTTCGGTTCCTGCGGCTCCAGTTCACCGACATTCTGGGCAAGAACAAGAACGTCGAGGTGCCGGCGTCGCAGTTTGAAAAGGCCCTGGACGGCGAGATGATGTTCGACGGTTCCTCGATCGAGGGGTTCACCCGCATCGAGGAGTCGGACATGCTCCTCAAGCCCGACTACAACACCTTCGTCATCTTTCCGGACGAGATCGAGGACGCCAGCCGCGGCCGCGTCGCCCGGCTGATCTGCGACGTCACCTACCCCGACGGCACCCCGTTCGAGGGCGATCCCCGCGGTGTCCTCAAGCGCCAGATCGAGCGGCTCAAACAGCTGGGCTTCGACAGCATGTCGGCCGGCCCCGAGCCCGAGTTCTTCCTCTTCCTGCGCGACGAGGAAGGGCTGCCCACGATCGAGACCCACGACCAGGCAGGCTACTTCGACCTCGCCCCGATCGACAAGGGCGAAGAGGCGCGGCGCGACATGGTCAACGTCCTGGTGGACATGGGATTCGAGATCGAAGCCGCCCACCACGAGGTCGCCCCGGGCCAGCACGAGATCGACTTCAAGTACGCCGACGCGCTCGAAACGGCCGACAACATCGCCACCTTCAAGTTCGTGGTCAAGCGGGTCGCGCTCCTGCACGGACTGCACGCCACCTTCATGCCCAAGCCGATCGCCGGCATCAACGGCTCGGGGATGCACACCCACCTCTCGATCTTCAAGAACGGCGAGAACGCCTTCTACGACCCCAAGGCCGAGTACCAGCTCTCGCGCACCGCGCTGAACTTCATCGCCGGCCTGCTGGCGCACGCCCCGGGGATGGTGGCCATCACCAACCCGCTGGTCAACTCCTACAAGCGGCTCACGCCCGGCTACGAGGCACCCACCAACATCGCCTGGTCCGCCTCGAACCGCAGCGCCATGATCCGCATCCCCGCGCGGCGCGGCGTAGGCACGCGGGCCGAGCTGCGCATGCCCGACCCCAGCACCAACCCCTACCTGGCGCTCGCCGTAATGCTCGCGGCCGGTCTCGACGGCATCGAGAAGGACCTGCTGCCGCCACCCTCGATCCAGCGCAACATCTTCTCGATGACGGTACGCGAACGCCGCCGCCACAAGATCAAGGAGCTGCCCGGGACCCTTCGCGAGGCCATCGTGGCCCTGGAAAAGGACGAGGTGATCAAGGAGGCGCTCGGCGAGCACATCTACCACCACTTCATCCAGGCCAAGCGGCTGGAGTGGGAGGACTACCGCATCACGGTCCACGACTGGGAGCTGGACCGCTACC of the Oceanithermus desulfurans genome contains:
- the glnA gene encoding type I glutamate--ammonia ligase gives rise to the protein MGRTKKDILQAMAEHDVRFLRLQFTDILGKNKNVEVPASQFEKALDGEMMFDGSSIEGFTRIEESDMLLKPDYNTFVIFPDEIEDASRGRVARLICDVTYPDGTPFEGDPRGVLKRQIERLKQLGFDSMSAGPEPEFFLFLRDEEGLPTIETHDQAGYFDLAPIDKGEEARRDMVNVLVDMGFEIEAAHHEVAPGQHEIDFKYADALETADNIATFKFVVKRVALLHGLHATFMPKPIAGINGSGMHTHLSIFKNGENAFYDPKAEYQLSRTALNFIAGLLAHAPGMVAITNPLVNSYKRLTPGYEAPTNIAWSASNRSAMIRIPARRGVGTRAELRMPDPSTNPYLALAVMLAAGLDGIEKDLLPPPSIQRNIFSMTVRERRRHKIKELPGTLREAIVALEKDEVIKEALGEHIYHHFIQAKRLEWEDYRITVHDWELDRYLSEY